A window of bacterium contains these coding sequences:
- a CDS encoding HAMP domain-containing protein codes for MTLRGKLLAAQMPLGIALAIISLVSTFSLVRLGEKSERILSENYRSVLAAQRMDESLERLDDVAVKIVFGAPLSEVDEPSSKLIKDFEDELTAAESNITEPGERETLARLWTDWLEAAGRFEVLGKTPPSAQSRVYYDSEVSPAVARVKAGITNLLDLNQDAMVRKSDRAAELSKNLQKFVLACWILSVASALTLVWHMTRRFLRPFQILQQAVRNVGEGDLEVRTSLKGQDEVAVLARDFDAMAERLSQYRKSSLGELLRAQQAAQAAIDSLPEPVLIFGTDGELMSCNLAADSLGGKEFDLKKADKQFLAAIDMLKKHVTGGKGVYSPKGLDETIRVASHSGDRYFLPSASPLRDEEGATIGFTVVLQDVTRFKRFDELKDDMVSTVAHEFRTPLTSLRMAIHICLEQIAGPLTEKQADMLTAAREECERLQTLVDDLLDLSRLQKGITPTSPEPVPAASLMTRAIARHREDAKAGEIGLRAEAGDDVTVLADPDRIATVLDNLIANALRYSPRGGSVSVRAFAWEGKVKFEVEDNGPGIPPEHQNRIFDKLYQVPGIEGGASGLGLSIVREIVLAHGGEVGVRSEPGFGSVFWFTLNSANPAASA; via the coding sequence GTGACCCTGAGAGGCAAACTTTTAGCGGCGCAAATGCCGCTCGGCATAGCCCTGGCCATCATAAGCCTGGTCTCGACCTTTTCCCTTGTGCGCCTTGGCGAGAAATCCGAGCGGATTCTGAGCGAGAATTACCGTAGCGTGCTGGCGGCGCAGAGGATGGACGAATCTCTCGAACGCCTCGACGACGTTGCCGTTAAAATCGTCTTCGGCGCGCCCTTGTCCGAAGTCGATGAGCCATCCTCAAAGCTGATAAAGGATTTTGAGGATGAGCTTACAGCCGCCGAAAGCAACATAACGGAGCCGGGAGAGAGAGAAACGCTTGCGAGGCTCTGGACGGACTGGCTCGAAGCGGCCGGCCGCTTCGAGGTCCTGGGCAAGACCCCTCCATCGGCGCAAAGCCGCGTCTACTACGACTCGGAGGTTTCGCCCGCCGTCGCTCGCGTCAAGGCGGGAATAACGAATCTGCTGGACCTGAATCAGGATGCGATGGTTAGAAAGAGCGACCGCGCCGCCGAGCTTTCAAAAAATCTGCAAAAATTCGTTCTGGCCTGCTGGATATTGTCGGTGGCCAGCGCGCTGACGCTGGTCTGGCACATGACCCGAAGGTTTTTACGCCCCTTCCAGATACTTCAGCAGGCCGTGAGAAACGTCGGAGAAGGAGATCTGGAGGTAAGGACCAGCCTTAAGGGGCAGGACGAGGTCGCCGTGCTCGCGCGCGACTTCGACGCGATGGCGGAGCGGCTCAGCCAGTATCGCAAGAGCTCTCTCGGGGAACTGCTTCGCGCTCAGCAGGCCGCTCAGGCCGCCATAGACAGTCTTCCCGAACCCGTCCTGATTTTCGGCACGGACGGGGAGCTTATGAGCTGCAACCTGGCGGCGGACAGTCTCGGAGGAAAGGAATTCGACCTAAAAAAAGCCGACAAGCAGTTTCTCGCAGCCATAGACATGCTGAAAAAGCACGTCACGGGAGGCAAAGGCGTCTACTCGCCGAAGGGACTGGACGAAACCATAAGGGTTGCTTCGCACTCCGGCGACAGGTACTTCCTCCCCTCCGCCAGCCCGCTCAGGGACGAAGAGGGCGCGACCATCGGCTTTACCGTGGTCCTTCAGGACGTGACCCGCTTCAAAAGATTCGACGAGCTAAAAGACGACATGGTTTCGACTGTCGCGCACGAGTTTCGCACGCCGCTGACCTCGCTTAGAATGGCCATACACATCTGCCTTGAGCAGATTGCCGGGCCCCTCACTGAAAAGCAGGCCGACATGCTGACGGCGGCGCGGGAGGAGTGCGAGAGACTTCAGACGCTTGTGGACGACCTCCTCGATCTGTCGCGGCTGCAAAAGGGAATAACCCCCACAAGCCCCGAGCCTGTCCCCGCCGCCTCCCTTATGACCCGGGCGATAGCGAGACACCGCGAAGACGCGAAGGCTGGAGAAATAGGGCTGCGGGCCGAGGCGGGAGACGACGTTACGGTGCTTGCCGACCCCGACCGCATAGCAACCGTCCTCGACAACCTTATCGCCAATGCGTTGCGTTACTCGCCAAGGGGCGGTTCCGTATCGGTCAGGGCTTTCGCCTGGGAGGGCAAGGTGAAGTTCGAGGTAGAAGACAACGGACCGGGCATACCGCCGGAACATCAAAACCGCATATTCGACAAACTCTATCAGGTTCCGGGAATCGAGGGCGGGGCTTCGGGGCTCGGGCTTTCGATAGTGAGGGAGATTGTACTGGCGCACGGCGGGGAGGTGGGCGTACGAAGCGAACCCGGATTCGGCAGCGTTTTCTGGTTTACCTTAAACTCCGCCAATCCGGCCGCGAGCGCCTGA
- a CDS encoding ferredoxin: MKVRIDYDLCMGDGNCARVCPEVFSYDSGKLQGVVKTAEVPKEYESKVLRAASECVPGAIKVE, from the coding sequence ATGAAGGTCAGAATCGATTACGATCTGTGCATGGGCGACGGCAACTGCGCCAGGGTATGTCCCGAGGTTTTCTCTTACGACAGCGGCAAGCTGCAGGGCGTTGTGAAGACCGCCGAGGTTCCGAAGGAATACGAGAGCAAGGTTCTTCGCGCCGCTTCCGAGTGCGTTCCCGGAGCCATAAAGGTGGAGTGA
- a CDS encoding adenosylhomocysteinase, translating into MDYKVADISLAEWGRREILIAETEMPGLMELRREFGRTKPLAGAHIAGCIHMTIQTAVLVETLQILGAEVRWSSCNIFSTQDQAAAAIAAAGTPVFAWKGETEEEYYWCVERTILGPGGWTPNMVLDDGGDLTAVLHDRYPQLMPAIRGITEETTTGVHRLYQMEQRGELKCPAINVNDSVTKSKFDNLYGCRESLLDGIKRATGVMIAGKTAVVCGYGDVGKGCSQSLRNMGARVIVTEIDPICALQAAMEGYQVSTVDDVCGEADIFITATGNHGVITRAHMDRMKNNAIVGNIGHFDVEIDVAGLAGLEWEEIKPQVDHVIWPDGKRIILLSKGRLLNLGNANGHPSFVMSSSFTNQVLAQIELFTKHGSYGNSVYVLPKHLDERVARLHLGAVGAKLTVLTGEQAKYLGVDAGGPYKAEHYRY; encoded by the coding sequence ATGGATTACAAGGTCGCAGACATCTCGCTCGCCGAGTGGGGACGCCGGGAAATTCTCATCGCCGAGACGGAGATGCCCGGCCTCATGGAGCTTCGCCGCGAGTTCGGGCGCACAAAGCCTCTGGCTGGCGCGCACATCGCGGGCTGCATCCACATGACCATTCAGACCGCCGTCCTCGTCGAGACGCTGCAGATTCTCGGCGCCGAGGTGAGGTGGTCTTCGTGCAACATCTTCTCCACCCAGGATCAAGCCGCCGCGGCCATCGCCGCCGCAGGCACTCCCGTCTTCGCCTGGAAGGGCGAAACCGAGGAGGAGTATTACTGGTGCGTCGAGAGGACGATACTGGGTCCCGGCGGCTGGACGCCGAACATGGTCCTCGACGACGGGGGCGATCTCACGGCGGTGCTTCACGACAGGTACCCGCAGCTTATGCCCGCCATACGCGGCATAACCGAGGAGACCACCACGGGGGTTCACCGCCTGTACCAGATGGAGCAGCGCGGCGAGCTTAAATGCCCTGCGATAAACGTCAACGATTCGGTGACCAAGTCCAAGTTCGACAACCTCTACGGCTGCCGCGAGTCGCTGCTCGACGGGATCAAGAGGGCAACCGGAGTCATGATCGCGGGCAAGACCGCCGTGGTCTGCGGCTACGGCGACGTAGGCAAGGGGTGTTCCCAGTCGCTCCGCAACATGGGGGCGAGGGTGATAGTCACCGAGATAGACCCCATCTGCGCCCTGCAGGCGGCGATGGAAGGTTATCAGGTTTCCACCGTGGACGACGTCTGCGGCGAGGCGGACATCTTCATCACCGCCACCGGCAATCACGGGGTGATAACCCGCGCCCACATGGACAGGATGAAGAACAACGCCATAGTCGGCAACATCGGCCATTTCGACGTAGAGATAGACGTAGCCGGTCTCGCCGGGCTTGAATGGGAAGAGATAAAGCCCCAGGTGGATCACGTCATCTGGCCTGACGGAAAGAGGATAATCCTGCTCTCGAAGGGCAGGCTCCTCAACCTCGGCAACGCCAACGGCCACCCGAGCTTCGTAATGTCCAGCTCCTTCACCAATCAGGTGCTGGCGCAGATAGAGCTTTTCACAAAGCATGGGAGCTACGGCAACAGCGTCTACGTTCTGCCGAAGCACCTCGACGAGCGCGTGGCGCGGCTGCACCTCGGAGCGGTCGGAGCGAAGCTCACCGTGCTTACCGGCGAGCAGGCGAAATACCTCGGGGTAGACGCAGGCGGGCCGTACAAAGCGGAGCATTACCGCTACTGA
- a CDS encoding sigma-54-dependent Fis family transcriptional regulator: protein MNYKDFAASGNKPRVLRVLVIDDDKNIRVTLTACLEAMGCSVAEAANREAALLAMRRRSFDLAFLDLRLGNEDGLDLLPDILTENPNLEVVVITAHATISTAVKAIKLGAKDYLPKPFEPSQIRYVVERVMAVKKLETEVGDLRLRLGEAVPVEDMETHSQKMLSAIEVLRRAADSDASVFLRGENGTGKGVFARALHRMSLRRENPFVVVNCPTLSENLLASELFGHSKGAFTGALRDQPGKVEAAQGGTLFLDEISEISVNLQAKLLRFLQDREFERLGENRTRTADVRIVAATNRDLEEAVKSGRFREDLLYRLNVIEITVPPLRERREDIILLAERFAAFFAQVGGRKPPGLSPESQSVLESYPWPGNVRELRNAVERAIILWPSPVLGPEAFGDRIAGGGASAPFVGGDFRLEEIEEEHLRLVLAKAETLEDAAKTLGIDASTLWRKRKKLES, encoded by the coding sequence ATGAACTACAAAGACTTCGCCGCTTCCGGGAACAAGCCCAGGGTTTTGCGGGTGCTCGTCATTGACGACGACAAGAATATCCGCGTCACCCTCACGGCCTGCCTTGAAGCGATGGGCTGCTCCGTCGCCGAGGCCGCAAACCGCGAGGCCGCCCTTCTGGCCATGCGCCGCCGCTCTTTCGATCTGGCGTTTCTCGACCTTCGCCTCGGCAACGAGGACGGCCTCGACCTGCTGCCGGATATCCTGACCGAAAATCCCAACCTGGAAGTTGTCGTAATCACCGCCCATGCGACCATATCCACTGCGGTAAAGGCCATAAAGCTCGGCGCAAAAGACTATCTGCCAAAGCCGTTCGAGCCTTCCCAGATACGCTACGTGGTCGAGCGCGTGATGGCGGTAAAGAAACTTGAGACGGAGGTCGGCGATCTTCGGCTCCGTCTCGGCGAGGCGGTGCCCGTAGAAGACATGGAGACCCATTCCCAAAAGATGCTAAGCGCCATCGAGGTGCTCAGGCGGGCCGCCGATTCGGACGCCTCGGTTTTTCTCAGGGGAGAGAACGGCACCGGCAAGGGTGTTTTCGCAAGGGCTCTTCACCGCATGAGTTTAAGACGAGAAAATCCCTTTGTAGTGGTCAATTGTCCGACGCTCAGCGAAAATCTTCTTGCCAGCGAGCTTTTCGGTCACTCCAAAGGGGCTTTCACCGGCGCCCTTCGCGACCAGCCCGGCAAGGTGGAGGCGGCGCAGGGCGGGACCCTTTTTCTGGATGAGATAAGTGAGATTTCGGTAAATCTGCAGGCAAAGCTGCTGAGATTTTTACAGGACAGGGAGTTTGAACGCCTGGGCGAAAACCGGACGAGAACCGCCGACGTAAGGATCGTCGCCGCCACCAACCGCGACCTTGAAGAAGCGGTTAAATCCGGACGTTTTCGCGAGGATCTGCTCTATCGCCTGAACGTAATAGAGATAACGGTTCCTCCCCTCAGAGAGAGGAGGGAGGACATAATTTTGCTGGCGGAAAGATTTGCGGCCTTTTTCGCCCAGGTCGGCGGAAGGAAACCGCCCGGGCTTTCGCCGGAGTCGCAGTCCGTGCTTGAATCGTACCCGTGGCCCGGAAACGTGCGCGAACTTAGAAACGCGGTTGAGAGAGCGATAATTCTTTGGCCCTCGCCCGTACTCGGCCCCGAAGCTTTTGGCGACAGGATAGCCGGTGGAGGCGCATCGGCTCCCTTCGTCGGCGGCGATTTTCGCCTCGAAGAGATTGAGGAGGAACACCTGCGTCTGGTTCTGGCGAAAGCGGAAACCCTGGAAGACGCGGCGAAGACTCTCGGCATCGATGCCTCGACCCTCTGGCGCAAAAGAAAGAAGCTGGAATCGTAA
- a CDS encoding histidine kinase, with protein MTDQRPTPRDFLEIVQRARQGRLKVYLGFAAGVGKTYRMLQEAHALKKRGVDIVIASVDTHGRPETAELLPGLDKVPLRKIEYRGVTVEEMDLDAVLARAPTIAIVDEVAHTNAPGSRNTKRYKDILELLGAGINVVCAFNIQHLESLNDVIERATRVRVRETVPDTFLERADQIVNVDLPVEELVERLKIGKIYAHDKIPVALEGFFKDANLLALRELTFREIVDSLERIGAPKAGETGKPTGPNRVMVCISSMPERSAALLRHGSRMAGRLNTKWYVVYVQTPAEAPNRISSEAQRHLLDNFQRAQELGAEVVRLYGKDPVEAVLDFARSHGVGYMLIGRSRRNWFYRLLGRDPMHRMVDMAEGLDLNIVSLEHGENP; from the coding sequence GTGACTGATCAACGGCCTACTCCGCGCGATTTCCTTGAGATAGTTCAGCGCGCCAGGCAAGGAAGGCTCAAGGTCTATCTCGGTTTCGCGGCGGGGGTCGGCAAAACCTACCGTATGCTTCAGGAAGCCCACGCCCTCAAAAAGCGCGGGGTCGATATCGTGATTGCCTCGGTGGATACCCACGGCAGGCCGGAGACGGCGGAATTGCTGCCCGGTCTGGACAAGGTTCCCCTCAGGAAAATCGAATACAGGGGGGTGACGGTAGAGGAAATGGACCTCGACGCCGTTCTGGCCCGAGCGCCGACCATAGCCATCGTGGACGAGGTCGCTCACACCAACGCGCCGGGATCAAGAAACACCAAAAGATACAAAGACATTCTGGAACTTCTCGGCGCGGGCATAAATGTCGTCTGCGCCTTCAACATCCAGCACCTCGAAAGCCTCAACGACGTAATAGAAAGGGCTACCCGTGTAAGGGTGCGCGAAACGGTGCCCGACACCTTCCTCGAAAGGGCGGACCAGATCGTAAACGTCGATCTTCCCGTCGAGGAACTCGTCGAACGCCTCAAAATCGGCAAAATTTACGCTCATGACAAGATCCCCGTGGCCCTGGAGGGTTTTTTCAAGGACGCCAACCTTCTTGCCCTGAGGGAGCTCACCTTCAGGGAGATTGTCGACAGTCTGGAGCGCATCGGCGCGCCCAAAGCCGGAGAAACGGGCAAGCCCACCGGCCCGAACCGGGTAATGGTCTGCATATCCTCCATGCCCGAGCGCTCCGCCGCGCTTTTGAGGCACGGGTCGAGGATGGCGGGAAGGCTGAACACGAAGTGGTACGTCGTTTACGTCCAGACGCCCGCCGAAGCGCCGAATCGCATCTCTTCGGAAGCGCAGCGGCATCTGCTGGACAATTTCCAGCGGGCGCAGGAGCTGGGAGCGGAAGTAGTGCGCCTTTACGGCAAAGACCCGGTCGAGGCGGTTCTGGATTTCGCCCGCTCCCACGGGGTGGGCTACATGCTCATCGGAAGAAGCCGGCGCAACTGGTTTTACCGGCTCCTGGGCCGGGATCCCATGCACAGAATGGTTGACATGGCGGAGGGGCTGGATCTCAACATCGTCTCTCTTGAACATGGAGAAAACCCGTGA
- the kdpC gene encoding potassium-transporting ATPase subunit KdpC, which produces MALATLVLTGLLYPLFVTGLAQALLPFQANGSLIADSESRNIGSELIGQDFKSPAYLNPRPSPAGNGYDGSASSGSNLGPSSAALRDRALGAFKALEENNPEAGGKVPLDLITASASGLDPHISPNAALWQVPRIAKARGVSPERVKALIEDRVEGRTLGFMGEPRVNVLTANIALDRQFGRPKPARGKPGD; this is translated from the coding sequence ATGGCTCTCGCCACCCTGGTGCTGACCGGCCTGCTCTATCCGCTTTTCGTCACCGGTCTGGCGCAGGCGCTCCTCCCCTTTCAGGCCAACGGAAGCCTGATAGCCGATTCCGAAAGCAGGAATATCGGCTCGGAGCTGATAGGGCAGGATTTTAAATCCCCCGCGTACCTCAACCCCCGTCCCTCCCCGGCCGGAAACGGCTACGACGGCTCGGCCTCTTCCGGCTCGAACCTCGGCCCCTCCTCGGCTGCGCTGAGGGACAGAGCGCTCGGAGCTTTTAAAGCCCTTGAGGAAAACAACCCCGAGGCCGGAGGAAAGGTGCCTCTGGACCTCATAACCGCCTCCGCCAGCGGCCTTGACCCGCACATATCCCCAAATGCCGCCCTTTGGCAGGTTCCCCGCATCGCAAAAGCGCGAGGCGTCTCGCCCGAGAGGGTTAAAGCGCTGATTGAAGACCGGGTGGAAGGCAGAACCCTCGGTTTCATGGGCGAACCCCGCGTAAACGTGTTAACGGCCAACATCGCGCTTGACCGGCAATTCGGCCGCCCGAAACCGGCGAGAGGGAAGCCGGGTGACTGA